A stretch of Desulfomonilia bacterium DNA encodes these proteins:
- a CDS encoding PIG-L family deacetylase: MDISEKSIIYVPDGIEPGVALARTTHMAIVAHQDDAEIIAHDIISQCFDNPFKWFTCVIVSDGAGSSRKGKYSGISPAELVDIRNKEQKEAARVGDYGALVLMGHPSSKVKGPGYSGVTDELTNILKWAKPDYIYTHNPFDMHDTHVAVMLRTIDALRQLSDEYVPEEIYGCEVWRSLDWLLPEDRIPIDVSLRPELARNLLGIFESQIGSGKRYDLAVLGRRLANATFDNAVKPDSTEALTYAIDLKPLIDNPGLDVVVFVRRFIDRFKDDVINRIEKLGGA, translated from the coding sequence ATGGATATCTCAGAAAAATCTATTATCTACGTTCCGGACGGTATCGAGCCTGGGGTTGCCCTTGCCCGTACAACCCATATGGCGATAGTTGCGCATCAGGACGATGCCGAAATAATTGCGCATGACATAATATCGCAATGCTTTGACAATCCTTTCAAGTGGTTTACCTGTGTAATCGTTTCAGATGGCGCAGGCAGTTCCAGAAAGGGTAAATATTCAGGAATATCACCTGCAGAGCTTGTAGACATACGGAACAAAGAACAGAAAGAGGCGGCCAGGGTTGGGGACTACGGGGCCCTTGTCTTGATGGGTCATCCGAGCAGCAAAGTTAAAGGGCCAGGCTATTCGGGTGTAACGGATGAATTGACGAATATTCTGAAATGGGCAAAGCCGGATTACATTTATACACACAATCCATTTGACATGCATGATACGCATGTTGCTGTCATGCTGAGGACAATTGATGCACTAAGACAACTTTCTGATGAATACGTACCGGAAGAGATCTATGGCTGCGAAGTATGGAGGAGCCTGGACTGGCTGCTGCCGGAAGACCGCATACCGATTGATGTTTCGCTCAGGCCGGAGCTTGCCAGGAATCTTCTGGGCATATTCGAATCTCAGATCGGTTCTGGCAAGCGGTATGATCTTGCCGTGCTGGGCAGAAGGCTTGCAAATGCGACTTTTGACAATGCAGTAAAACCTGATTCAACCGAAGCCCTTACATATGCAATTGACCTGAAACCTCTCATAGACAATCCCGGCCTTGATGTCGTCGTATTTGTGAGAAGGTTCATCGACAGGTTCAAAGATGACGTCATTAACCGTATAGAAAAGCTCGGGGGCGCCTGA
- a CDS encoding sugar isomerase: MKKDAPAFNVIKEMFEASVTIRNFDPEAVKPFAKLAEKYDALFLTGEGSSRMFPAGHAVWLSMRYEGLARVFSAGSTEALFYDLKDFAVFAATNSGRTKETVRLLKMLGSVGHKGLFAITNSRGTPVIDAACMSYMLSCGMEKAIPATKSLIEQALFYHALLFEMAGVSLDGLEETASAFDETLSRDISPEIVKLTAGASFIYFAGWSNGVAEELSLKAGEILRKKTRYLNGSLLLHGIEEIMDKGELVVLIDPFEEEEVVIKERLEENIGVNVIAISDRETIFPTIPVSLAPGFECYVQMAAAWNLLIEASLMLGLDIDHPARVKKVGNVF; the protein is encoded by the coding sequence ATGAAAAAGGATGCCCCGGCTTTTAACGTGATCAAGGAAATGTTTGAGGCATCCGTGACCATAAGGAATTTTGATCCGGAAGCCGTCAAACCTTTTGCAAAGCTTGCCGAGAAATATGACGCGCTCTTTCTTACAGGCGAGGGCAGCAGCAGAATGTTTCCTGCAGGCCATGCGGTATGGCTTTCCATGAGATATGAAGGTCTGGCCAGGGTCTTTTCGGCAGGCTCGACTGAGGCCCTTTTTTATGACCTCAAAGATTTCGCCGTATTTGCAGCGACAAATTCAGGCAGGACAAAAGAGACAGTAAGGCTTCTGAAAATGCTCGGGTCAGTTGGGCACAAAGGGCTTTTTGCAATCACAAATTCCCGTGGTACTCCTGTCATTGATGCAGCGTGCATGTCATATATGCTTTCCTGCGGTATGGAAAAGGCAATACCTGCCACAAAGAGTCTTATAGAGCAGGCTTTGTTTTACCATGCCCTGCTTTTTGAAATGGCCGGGGTTTCTCTGGACGGTCTCGAGGAAACTGCAAGCGCTTTTGATGAAACACTTTCGCGTGACATATCTCCTGAAATTGTCAAACTGACGGCCGGGGCTTCTTTTATATATTTTGCCGGGTGGAGTAATGGGGTTGCCGAGGAACTTTCCCTGAAGGCAGGCGAGATTCTGCGTAAAAAGACCAGGTACCTTAACGGCTCTCTGCTGCTGCACGGGATTGAAGAAATAATGGACAAGGGTGAACTCGTCGTTCTTATTGACCCGTTCGAAGAGGAAGAGGTCGTAATCAAAGAAAGGCTTGAAGAAAATATCGGTGTAAATGTCATTGCAATCTCGGATAGAGAGACCATTTTCCCGACCATACCGGTTTCTTTAGCGCCGGGTTTTGAGTGTTATGTTCAAATGGCCGCAGCCTGGAATCTGCTGATTGAAGCGAGTCTGATGCTGGGGCTTGATATCGATCATCCGGCGAGGGTTAAGAAGGTCGGCAATGTTTTCTGA
- a CDS encoding PIG-L family deacetylase, with protein sequence MKKIISAVAVLAGLAALSGCSHVPTGSLLDGVKPGPDGRINVVTVFSHPDDETFYTGGTLIKMKKDPRVKLHIVCLTNGNMDEAKENLGITKDQLGKFRKEELNLAGLVLGADSVVCLDYDDQGLEPADKGIMLGRVLDEINRNNAAIIITHDPFGLSGHSDHIVCNDITKKAFDESAAQRLYYVTMTPCRYKYNMIFALSDSKAEKSKPTIRVDISREKKLKKLALYSHVTQANFSFWNSIAMTEDLWYSYEYFTLAGQK encoded by the coding sequence ATGAAAAAAATTATTTCCGCTGTTGCTGTGTTAGCAGGGCTGGCTGCACTTTCGGGATGTTCCCATGTCCCCACGGGCAGCCTCCTTGACGGGGTAAAACCGGGGCCTGACGGAAGGATAAATGTTGTTACGGTTTTCAGCCATCCTGATGACGAGACATTCTACACGGGCGGTACGCTCATCAAGATGAAGAAAGACCCGAGAGTCAAGCTTCATATTGTATGCCTTACAAACGGCAACATGGATGAGGCCAAGGAGAATCTCGGCATTACGAAGGACCAGCTTGGAAAGTTCAGGAAAGAGGAACTCAATCTTGCAGGTCTGGTGCTAGGCGCGGACAGTGTGGTGTGTCTCGATTATGATGACCAGGGGCTTGAGCCCGCCGACAAAGGTATTATGCTCGGACGAGTTCTGGATGAGATCAACAGGAATAATGCGGCAATTATTATTACTCATGATCCTTTCGGACTTTCTGGGCATTCGGACCATATCGTCTGTAATGATATCACAAAAAAGGCGTTTGATGAGTCGGCTGCGCAGAGGCTTTATTACGTCACCATGACGCCTTGCAGGTACAAGTATAACATGATCTTCGCCCTGTCGGATTCAAAGGCCGAAAAATCAAAGCCGACAATCCGTGTTGATATAAGCAGGGAGAAAAAGCTCAAGAAACTAGCACTGTATTCCCATGTGACCCAGGCCAATTTCTCATTCTGGAACTCGATAGCCATGACCGAGGACCTCTGGTACAGCTATGAGTATTTCACGCTTGCAGGGCAGAAATGA
- a CDS encoding response regulator transcription factor, translating to MEKKVLIIDDDVKLRDLLREYLEGFGFNVNWLPDGSRALDTIRDFSPDIVILDIMMPGDDGIEVLRKIRTKFTVPVVMLTARGEDSDRIIGLELGADDYLPKPFNPRELLARIKAVLRRTESDNTAETSDILRAGGLTLDRQRQKIIFEGDESELSTTEFKIMEAFIQRPGSVLSRDELMNLARGRDFMAFDRSIDVHVSRLRAKLEELTGSRDWIKTHWGSGYLFTKVL from the coding sequence ATGGAAAAGAAAGTCCTTATTATAGATGATGACGTAAAGCTCCGGGATCTTTTAAGGGAATATCTCGAAGGGTTCGGCTTTAATGTAAACTGGCTTCCTGACGGGAGCAGGGCCCTGGATACAATCAGAGATTTCTCGCCGGATATCGTAATACTCGATATTATGATGCCGGGTGATGACGGGATTGAGGTGCTCAGGAAGATTCGTACGAAATTTACCGTGCCGGTTGTAATGCTTACAGCCCGGGGTGAGGATTCTGACAGGATAATCGGGCTTGAACTGGGTGCGGATGATTATCTGCCGAAACCCTTCAATCCCAGGGAACTTCTGGCAAGGATAAAGGCTGTGCTAAGGCGCACTGAAAGCGATAATACTGCTGAAACTTCAGATATCCTGAGGGCCGGAGGCCTTACCCTTGACAGACAGAGACAGAAGATAATATTTGAAGGGGACGAATCGGAACTGTCCACGACTGAATTCAAGATAATGGAGGCGTTCATTCAAAGGCCGGGCTCCGTGCTTTCCAGGGATGAACTGATGAACCTGGCGCGTGGAAGGGATTTCATGGCTTTTGATAGGAGCATTGACGTTCACGTGAGCAGATTAAGGGCCAAACTGGAAGAGTTGACAGGCAGCAGGGACTGGATAAAGACACACTGGGGTTCAGGATACCTCTTTACAAAGGTGCTATGA
- a CDS encoding HAMP domain-containing sensor histidine kinase, with protein sequence MKTGKLYLKFFLTFVAILLVTEMLIFSFFHFIISRNMDERIANINRYTLTNLIEGRFMRSPGIPVEDNPELRRLFFELGRVYNAKLWITHGGRVICSSSDVPFSRPGSIYGIRYMIRDQQGSSLKLLFSTPINLPNGSVGVLHMSMKQPHRRPHDITFAIGLSAIGAIIAIMLFPLYRFIAKPLSELKAAAIGIAGGNLSARVNVDSSDEIGDLANAFNKMADNVERMVKSTRELTANISHELRSPLARILVAEELLEEKLGQAENVKYYLESIREETAEIDRMIGDILRLSKLDMNAASAQKEYFDIAEVLRDLLGRWNASAEHSGIELDSDIPETPVMIHAIRDDIGRALDNLIANAIKFSDKKEPVSVRLELDIDSIQIRIRNTCGKLSEDDLNKIFIPFYRVPGSTQQGTGLGLTIARKIAENNGGSLNALSWESGIEMLLSIPVSDKV encoded by the coding sequence ATGAAAACCGGAAAGCTGTATCTTAAATTTTTCCTGACGTTTGTTGCCATCCTTTTAGTCACTGAAATGCTGATATTCTCTTTTTTCCATTTCATTATCAGCCGCAACATGGATGAACGTATAGCCAACATAAACCGCTATACACTTACAAACCTCATAGAAGGCCGTTTCATGAGATCGCCCGGGATTCCTGTTGAAGATAATCCTGAACTCAGGAGACTGTTCTTTGAGCTAGGCAGAGTTTATAACGCGAAACTCTGGATCACGCATGGCGGCCGTGTAATATGCAGTTCCTCCGATGTCCCGTTCAGCCGTCCCGGCAGTATTTACGGCATTCGCTATATGATCAGAGACCAACAGGGTTCTTCTCTGAAGCTGCTCTTTTCGACACCCATCAATCTGCCTAACGGCAGTGTAGGAGTTCTTCACATGTCGATGAAACAGCCGCACAGAAGGCCTCATGACATCACATTCGCCATCGGTCTTTCGGCAATAGGCGCGATAATCGCTATAATGCTGTTTCCACTCTACAGGTTTATTGCAAAACCCCTTTCTGAACTGAAAGCTGCTGCAATAGGTATTGCGGGAGGAAATCTCTCGGCACGTGTAAATGTTGATAGCAGCGACGAGATAGGAGATCTGGCCAACGCATTTAATAAAATGGCAGACAATGTGGAGCGCATGGTAAAATCCACCCGCGAGCTCACTGCAAACATCTCGCATGAACTGCGCTCGCCACTTGCGCGCATTCTGGTTGCAGAAGAACTGCTTGAGGAAAAACTGGGACAGGCCGAAAACGTTAAGTACTATCTGGAAAGCATCAGGGAAGAGACCGCCGAGATAGACAGGATGATAGGAGATATCTTAAGGCTGAGCAAACTAGACATGAATGCCGCAAGCGCACAGAAGGAATATTTTGATATTGCGGAAGTATTGAGAGATCTCCTCGGACGCTGGAATGCATCGGCCGAACATTCCGGCATAGAGCTTGATTCCGATATTCCCGAAACTCCTGTGATGATTCATGCAATCAGGGACGACATAGGCCGCGCTCTTGACAACCTGATTGCAAATGCAATCAAGTTCTCGGACAAGAAAGAGCCTGTTTCGGTAAGGCTCGAATTGGATATTGACAGTATCCAGATAAGGATAAGGAACACATGCGGCAAACTTTCTGAAGATGATCTTAACAAAATATTTATCCCTTTTTACAGGGTTCCCGGCAGCACACAGCAGGGAACCGGGCTTGGTCTTACCATAGCCCGGAAAATTGCCGAAAACAACGGCGGGAGCCTCAATGCCTTATCATGGGAATCCGGCATCGAAATGCTGTTATCAATTCCGGTTTCCGATAAGGTTTGA